In Candidatus Contubernalis alkalaceticus, the following proteins share a genomic window:
- the accD gene encoding acetyl-CoA carboxylase, carboxyltransferase subunit beta, giving the protein MSIKDFFKKTKYSKYAVLDIPGPTAAPKDEVMMVKCDECGELIYCRNGELGKHFKVCKKCSFPLKLTARERLSLLLDAGSFVEYDAHLESKNPLNFPEYEDKLNAAREATGLKEAVVTGEGTIENNKIVIAVMDQFFISASMGSVVGEKITRAVEKAIEKKLPLVIFSASGGARMQEGILSLMQMAKTSAAIARLNQAGLLFISVLTNPTTGGVTASFAFLGDIIIAEPKALIGFAGPRVIEQTIRQKLPSGFQRAEFQLQHGMIDMIVERKDLRRTLSRLFLVHKRPKEDGYEQ; this is encoded by the coding sequence ATGTCAATTAAAGATTTTTTTAAAAAAACAAAATATTCTAAATACGCCGTATTGGACATACCCGGACCAACTGCTGCTCCCAAGGATGAAGTGATGATGGTTAAGTGTGATGAATGTGGAGAACTTATATATTGTAGGAATGGAGAACTGGGAAAACACTTTAAGGTCTGCAAAAAATGCAGTTTCCCTTTGAAATTAACGGCCAGGGAGCGGCTTTCCCTGCTGCTGGATGCCGGGAGTTTCGTTGAATACGATGCTCATCTGGAATCAAAAAATCCTTTGAACTTTCCGGAGTACGAAGATAAGCTAAATGCCGCCAGGGAAGCTACGGGACTTAAGGAAGCAGTGGTTACGGGAGAAGGGACTATCGAGAATAACAAAATAGTGATTGCGGTTATGGATCAGTTTTTTATTTCCGCCAGTATGGGCTCAGTGGTGGGGGAGAAAATCACTCGGGCTGTGGAAAAAGCCATTGAAAAAAAACTTCCCCTGGTTATATTTTCAGCCTCCGGCGGAGCTAGAATGCAGGAAGGGATTTTATCTTTGATGCAGATGGCTAAGACCAGTGCAGCCATTGCCAGGCTTAACCAGGCGGGCCTTTTATTTATATCTGTCCTGACGAACCCTACTACCGGTGGCGTTACAGCCAGTTTTGCTTTCCTGGGAGACATTATTATTGCCGAGCCTAAAGCTCTAATTGGTTTTGCGGGACCCAGAGTAATCGAACAGACCATAAGGCAAAAATTGCCTTCAGGTTTTCAAAGAGCAGAGTTTCAACTGCAGCATGGAATGATTGATATGATTGTGGAAAGGAAAGATCTCCGAAGGACTCTTTCCAGGCTTTTTCTAGTGCATAAAAGGCCTAAGGAGGATGGATATGAGCAATAA
- a CDS encoding acetyl-CoA carboxylase carboxyltransferase subunit alpha, which yields MSNKLEFDLPINELQLKIKEIKTFSEEKEISMDEEIKALEERLSRLKKEIYNNLSAWQKTQIARYVERPSTMDYIKHIFKDFIELHGDRQFGDDKAMVGGLAFLDQRPVTIIGHRKGKDMKENVLRNFGMPHPEGYQKVLRLMRQAEKFNRPVISFIDTPGAFPGIGAEERGQGRAIAENLMALSCLKTPVVAVICGEGGSGGALALSVGDRICMLEHAVYSVISPEGCASILWKDANRAEDAASVLRITAQDLLSFGVIDMIISEPLGGAHRDFQGMAFKIKEVISNQLKELDKISIEELVKRRYDKFRKIGEFLENTN from the coding sequence ATGAGCAATAAATTGGAATTTGATTTACCTATAAATGAGCTTCAGCTGAAAATTAAGGAAATTAAAACATTTTCTGAAGAAAAAGAAATCAGCATGGATGAGGAAATAAAGGCTTTAGAAGAACGGCTTTCCAGATTAAAAAAAGAAATATATAACAATCTAAGTGCCTGGCAGAAAACCCAGATTGCCCGTTACGTGGAAAGGCCCTCCACCATGGATTATATAAAGCATATATTTAAAGATTTTATAGAACTTCATGGAGATCGTCAGTTTGGGGACGATAAGGCCATGGTGGGAGGATTGGCTTTCCTGGATCAACGGCCGGTGACTATAATTGGTCACCGAAAGGGTAAAGATATGAAAGAGAATGTGCTGAGAAATTTTGGGATGCCTCATCCCGAAGGATATCAAAAAGTTCTGCGTTTGATGCGCCAGGCAGAAAAATTTAATAGGCCGGTTATTTCATTCATTGATACCCCAGGGGCTTTTCCAGGAATAGGGGCAGAAGAAAGAGGGCAGGGGAGAGCCATCGCCGAAAACTTAATGGCCTTGAGCTGTTTAAAGACCCCCGTGGTGGCTGTGATTTGTGGAGAAGGGGGAAGCGGCGGAGCTCTGGCACTTTCTGTGGGAGACAGGATATGTATGCTGGAACATGCAGTTTATTCCGTTATTTCACCAGAAGGGTGCGCCAGCATACTGTGGAAAGATGCTAATCGGGCTGAAGATGCTGCTTCTGTGCTCAGAATCACGGCACAGGATTTGTTGAGTTTTGGAGTTATCGATATGATTATCTCCGAACCCTTAGGTGGTGCGCACCGGGATTTTCAGGGGATGGCATTCAAAATAAAAGAGGTAATTTCTAATCAATTAAAGGAACTAGACAAAATATCGATAGAAGAGCTGGTTAAACGGCGCTATGATAAGTTTAGGAAAATTGGTGAGTTCTTAGAAAATACAAATTAA
- the pfkA gene encoding 6-phosphofructokinase, whose protein sequence is MQRIGVLTSGGDAPGMNAAVRAVVRKCIYYNIEVLGIERGYSGLINGEFKKMELGSVADIIHRGGTILRTARCPEFVTKAGQEKALSQIRDFGLEGLVVIGGDGSFRGAMALGNTGVVKTIGLPGTIDNDIACTDVTIGFDTAMNTICDAINKLRDTATSHERVFVLEVMGRDSGALALHAGLAGGAESILIPEIDFDINQICSRLMRGYERGKLHSIILVAEGAASGIAIGEAIKKCTGMDTRVTILGHLQRGGTPTAFDRNIASRMASRAVDFLREGRTNLMVGLVDGEITGTELTYALGQRKVVDEEIFELAKILAI, encoded by the coding sequence ATGCAGCGAATTGGTGTACTTACCAGTGGCGGGGATGCTCCAGGAATGAATGCCGCAGTGAGAGCTGTGGTAAGAAAATGTATTTACTATAATATTGAAGTTTTAGGCATAGAAAGGGGCTATTCCGGCCTGATTAACGGAGAATTTAAGAAGATGGAACTGGGTTCTGTGGCGGACATTATACACCGGGGAGGAACGATTTTAAGAACAGCCCGCTGCCCTGAATTTGTTACCAAGGCAGGTCAGGAAAAAGCCCTCAGTCAAATTCGGGACTTTGGGTTGGAGGGCCTGGTGGTAATCGGAGGGGACGGTTCCTTTCGTGGCGCTATGGCTTTAGGAAACACCGGAGTGGTTAAAACCATTGGACTGCCGGGTACCATTGATAACGATATTGCCTGTACTGATGTGACCATCGGTTTTGATACTGCCATGAACACTATTTGTGATGCTATTAATAAGTTAAGAGATACTGCTACTTCCCATGAAAGGGTTTTTGTATTGGAAGTAATGGGCAGGGATTCTGGCGCCCTGGCCCTTCATGCTGGACTGGCCGGCGGTGCTGAATCTATATTAATACCGGAAATAGATTTTGATATCAATCAAATATGCAGTCGTCTGATGCGGGGTTATGAAAGGGGTAAACTCCATAGTATCATACTGGTGGCTGAAGGAGCTGCCAGCGGTATTGCCATCGGGGAAGCCATAAAGAAGTGTACTGGAATGGATACAAGGGTAACTATACTGGGGCACCTGCAGAGGGGTGGGACTCCCACGGCCTTTGATCGCAATATTGCCAGCAGAATGGCCTCCCGGGCAGTGGACTTTTTGAGAGAAGGTAGGACCAATTTGATGGTTGGCCTGGTGGACGGAGAGATTACCGGGACGGAATTAACCTATGCTTTAGGTCAGAGAAAAG